One genomic region from Colletes latitarsis isolate SP2378_abdomen chromosome 10, iyColLati1, whole genome shotgun sequence encodes:
- the LOC143346772 gene encoding uncharacterized protein LOC143346772, with amino-acid sequence MMSSHQQHPGYGFLSGMDLHSVHHVSQDMNVASQQSAASQEQHIKRPMNAFMVWSRIQRKKIALDNPKMHNSEISKRLGAEWKLLSDSEKRPFIDEAKRLRAMHMKEHPDYKYRPRRKPKVPVSAVPGKGGSMSPGGFPSFPLPPYFAAPAAPVSHHHHHPHPLDYPPLPPYFGSAFDAVHLSKLVASSNGTGSSSSSAAAAAAAAAAADAANNNAASAAAVVSSFYSGFYSSPTTAGKPYHNTASHLGPLFSTGHHTVGATAPHPHLMFTSSSATGSGSIVTTTSSPGSSPGTTPIPSSHQQVPNPTTSTTLDLEQLRRPVSVIF; translated from the coding sequence ATGATGAGCTCTCACCAACAACACCCCGGTTACGGGTTCCTGTCGGGCATGGACCTGCACTCCGTGCACCACGTGAGCCAGGACATGAACGTGGCCAGCCAACAATCCGCCGCGTCCCAGGAGCAACACATCAAGAGGCCAATGAACGCGTTCATGGTGTGGTCCAGGATCCAACGGAAGAAGATCGCCCTGGACAACCCGAAGATGCACAACTCGGAGATATCGAAGAGGCTCGGCGCCGAGTGGAAGCTTCTGTCCGACTCGGAGAAACGACCCTTCATCGACGAGGCAAAGCGTCTGCGGGCAATGCACATGAAAGAGCACCCGGACTACAAGTACCGTCCGCGAAGGAAGCCCAAGGTCCCGGTGTCCGCGGTGCCTGGAAAAGGTGGCTCGATGAGTCCCGGTGGCTTCCCCAGCTTCCCTCTGCCTCCGTACTTCGCCGCGCCAGCTGCTCCGGTctctcatcatcatcatcatccgcACCCCCTCGATTATCCTCCGTTGCCGCCGTATTTTGGCTCCGCCTTCGACGCGGTCCACCTGAGCAAGCTAGTGGCCAGCAGTAACGGGACGGGGTCGTCGTCGTCGAGTGCAGCCGCGGCTGCAgctgcggcggcggcggcggacgCAGCCAACAACAACGCTGCCTCGGCGGCGGCGGTGGTCAGCAGCTTCTACTCCGGATTTTACTCATCGCCCACGACAGCAGGTAAGCCGTACCACAACACGGCGTCCCACTTGGGCCCGCTGTTCTCGACCGGACATCACACCGTGGGCGCCACCGCGCCTCATCCTCACCTTATGTTCACGTCCTCGTCGGCGACTGGGTCCGGCAGCATCGTCACGACCACCAGCAGTCCCGGCAGCAGTCCGGGTACCACTCCGATACCGTCGTCTCATCAGCAGGTGCCCAACCCGACGACATCGACCACGCTGGACCTTGAGCAGCTACGCAGACCGGTCTCCGTGATATTCTAG